Below is a genomic region from Culicoides brevitarsis isolate CSIRO-B50_1 chromosome 2, AGI_CSIRO_Cbre_v1, whole genome shotgun sequence.
AGTAGTGATAGAAGCAGTGATAGGATGCCGAAAAAGCCAGATCCAAAGGCAAAGTCGCAGCAACAGCAAAAACGAGGCGTTGACGATCGCGGCAGACGTCTTTCGCGCAACCAAAGTGTCGACATGAGCGAAATGGCGTACAAAAAGAACGGAAATCACGCAAAAGACAGGTCAGATGTGCTGAGCAGGTCCTTTGACGATGGCATTCATTACTTGTCGGATAGCGATGAGTTCCGCCCGCGTTCGTACAACGACACTTTTAGCTTTTTGGATGACTTTGACAACGAAACGCGGTCCATTTATGACGGCGACACGCTGAAACGACGCAAAACGGGCGAAAAACCGGTCTCGCCGCGCCATATCTTGTTCAACGACGAAGacgatgtgatttttttcaagacaagTTCGTGTCCCGACAAATCCGCGAAAAAGTCGGAGAGGTATTACGATCAGGCGTCTGTTGTAAAGCCGACGAAAGACATCCCCGGCATCCTCCATACGAGAAATAGCTCAAAAGATCGTCATGGCAGCCCGCGACGAACGAATAACGCGAAAGATTTCGCGGCGCAAAGCAATCAGGAGAAGATTATCAGTGCCCGATTGAAGATTCAACCGCCTGGAAGTCAAAATCAGGAGGCGACCAaacaaaaagtattaaaaaatgtcgatCATGACCCGTATTTGGACTCACCGTCGTACAAACAGACATCCTCGCCAACGCATCGCAATATTTCAACCGTAATAATCGAGGAACAGGAACGACTTTTAGCGTCGGAAGAGATGGCAGCACGGCAAAAACCCCCAAACGATCGAGAACGGAAAATTTCGATCATGAAACAACCATCTTTTGACTTTGAACACGCTCATGCATCGACATTACCGCGAGCGCGTGCACACGAAACCAAAAATAAGACCGTGAAACGCGACGCGGATGAATTTGAACAAGCAACTAGCAACAATGGCAACAACGGGCTTCAACGATGTAGCAGTTTAGACTTGGAATTGGAggtaaaattgttaatttttgacacaaaaagcggcaattctcataaaattttaattttttctccttttttgaacaaattttttaataaaaatttttttaaatagtcaCAAGCGATGAAAGTTGTTCGTACCGTTGGACAAGCATTCGAAGTTTGCCACAAATTATCGATGGAAAATAACAGTTATGCCGATGATCGTTCCGAACAAAGTATATCCGAGCATGAGAGATGCTCGCCCGAGCCATTAAGTGACTTAGACGACATTAAGAAAGGTAAGATGTTGACCATGAAGTGTGTTTTGACGAGACAACGACACGCGAATGacgtcaaaaatattatgaggggatcaaaaattctttgtttttgtcactttttgttTGCCAAGACAAACATTTGCAAGATcgctttttcatgaaaaaatttttttcggttaaaaagtgggaattttagtaaaaattaaaatttttgagaaaatttcaaaattttttatcctgaaattgaacgaaaatcCTTTAATGGGAgctagaattattttaaaatttaaaaaaaatcaggatttcaggaaaattttagatttagaatcccaatatttgaaaaattttgaattcaattttttagacagACCTCTCATAAGAgccaaaatcttaaaaaaaaagtcagattttaatcaaatttgaattttttaagggtttgtttgtaaaagttttgatgatttttcgacaaaaatagctCGAAAAATCTCTAATAGGAGCAAAAATTCCTACAAACTTGTAAAAACTTTaagattttagtaaaatttttaaatttaaattcaaattttgaaaaaaaattagaagtttTTGCACTCATAGAAgccaaaaactcacaaaaattaaaaaaaaattgaatttttataaattttgaaatgtcaaagggaaaaattttaaataaagtaaataatttttagactcAAATCgccctaaaaatatttcatgagaacaaaaattccttcaaactcctaaaaaaattcagaactttagtgaaaatttaattttttaaggaaatttttgagaaattttgaacaaatttcgacTTCAAACCGCCAGACAGACTTTCGTGAGAGACGAAATCCCcgtgaaatgacaaaaatcactcaaaaacactatgaaaataaaagaaatataaatagaCTTGTAAGAAAAACATTATAAAGCGTGACTTGgacacattatttttttcgtgtgtgcgttttaaaataaacaaaaaattaacaaaatcatttaattacgACTTTTCTCTCACTTCTCTTCCCCGCCTGAATCAACAATAGATGCGACGCCGATCACAGCCGAGCCTCAGTTAATCCGACCAAATCATCTAGATATAATTCCCACAAcacatttcaatttcaatccgCCACCGAAGAAACTAGAGGTAAGTTTTTCTCccatttttcgacaattttcaaCCTTTTTAACGCAAATTTCTTCCTTAGACTGGTGAAAACGATGACAAAACGCCGGATACTCCAAACACACGCGAGTTAAAACAATTGCGGGAACAGTTGGAACAACAATCACTCCAAACGAGACAAGCATTAGCGCAGTTAATGTTGGTACGGGAACAGCTACTGACGGAAACAAATGCAAGAATCGAGGCAcaagtaagaaaaattcaaaaatttcctaaaaaaaaattttttaacgaatttttttgtattttaggcACGTACTCAGCAACTTTTACAACAAAACCGTGAACTTTTGGAACATATCGCTGCAATTGGTGGCTATCAAGACTCGGATCGTGCTGGCGCAGGAAATATTGGACTTGCACCTCAAGTgagtaacgattttttttggttgaaatatTGACGTGTCGCGAATTTACTCGATcgcatgatgaaaaaaaaaacgcaaactaatcaaaatttgaacttttaacaagtcacaagcttatttttatgacttctGTGTGAGACAATTAGATGTGTACGCttaaaaataaccaaaaagtAGCATTTGCCGTTGGATGATGGAGGTAAGTGCGTTTTAATTGGAGTGTTTTTGGTGGTCAAagtcagtttttaaaaaatatttctgacatttttcaatttttttgcatttccagTCATTTTCGACCCTCAGTTTGGGTTCGCCAGGCGCCTCGGGACTCAATATTAGTCCCTTTAGTACGTTAAATAAGCAATTTCAACCGTCCTCGTCAGCATTGGCGATGAATTTGCAAAATACCCTTGCCTCGATTAATCAGTTGCAAGGATTGCAGCAGCAAAAGAACCAAAATGCCGAGTTATTGGCACAACAGGAGATTTACAATTTGAACCAAGAACTGTTAAATAAGTTGCAGAACCTGAGTTTGTTGGGACAATTAAATCCCGGCTTCACTGCCAGCGGCGTTCCATACGGTTTGTACGGAAATCAGCAGCAGCAGGCGCCACAACAGCAATTTGGCAGTCAAAATAGCTCGCCGAGCGGCGGCACGTTAACGCCTCtcggcaacaacaacaacaacaatccgAATGTTGTGAAGCAGCAACAGTCACCCTACATGAGCACTCCATTAAATAGTAATAAGTTAGGCTTAAGTCTAGATGAGAGTTTGGATAacttgacgacgacgacatcggCGACAACCACGAGTCCCGCAAGCAGCAAACGCAGTCAGGAATCGCCGCAATTTATTAGGCCGTTATCGCAATTTGGCACCATGACGACTGTCAACTACGATGGCAAGGTGAAAGTTATTGTCCcagtgacgacgacgacgacagaggAGGAAGgaccaaaaaaatcgaaaaaagtgTCGATTCCGGGCATTGTGACGACAGACGAACGTGGCACGCTGAAACGAATGGCGTCGGCGACGTCGTCTTGCGGCTCGGCAACACCGAGTTTCATTACGCGAAGCAGCAGCGAGAAAGTTCCTAGTCGGAGTCAGATGATGACGGAGATGCAGCGCACGCAATGGGCGAGACACACAACCAAATAAGGAGtttctgttaatttaattcattttttttttcttcaaaacccAAAGTATTCCATTTTGATTCCTCCCGCGTTGACGAAGGAATGAAGGAGCACGCCCAAAGTTACTTTCCAAAGTTATTGTCACACATAAATACACGCGTTATagagaaaaattgtacataaataaagaaaatatgttttaattaaatgtttttcatttatttttcattaaaaaaaaaataaatttattttaattttttttcccttgATTTTGAAAGAagtcgaaaaaacaaaaaaaaaatattttaaaaaatttaaaagaatagaattaaaaatattaattttattttaattttttctaaatatttttatttatacctaataatattttttataatattttttttttaaaaaatttttttttattttaaaaaagaccgctccaaatttttttttttttgtcccaaaacatttttttcaaaattttttaaaaaaaaaattttgaaatactttttatagTGTCGtgccaaaattttaactttcatgaatattttagatatttttattattattttattttttttaacaaaaaaaattcataaatatgtataaccataaaaatttttgaaattaaaattttcacaaattaaattaaaaattttaaattttgcattaaaaaaaggaaaaggaaatttttaactttttttttttattttgtcccattGGATTGGATTTAGAGGCAGggaacaaaaacaaagaaaaaaatttggagcggcctaaacatatttaagatatttagatatttttattattatttatttcatttttttttcttacactaaaattttcacaaattaatttaaaaattaaattttgcattaaaaaattaaattaaaattaaattaaaattttcacataaattaaaattaaattaaaattaaatttaattaaattaaattataattaaataattaaaaaaaaaattatttaaattataagaaaataaatttgtgggacaaaaatttataaataaatttatttttaatttatttaaatcagaaaaaaaaatcttacctcaaaaaaattcttatattcacaaaaaaaaatttttttcagctctcaTCAACTGCAAAAGTCGCCCGATGGTTCAACCAAATCCAGTGGAACAACCAGCAATCCCTTTCGCGTCCCGAAAGCGGTTTCGTCTCCGGCGATTCTCGTTCCGAGAAGACTTGTGATAAAAACGGCGGCGTTGGCTTAGGCAATGACAGCAGTAAACCCATGTTGGACGACGTCGACTATCACAGTGCCAAAGGCGAAGGCGATCACGATTTTAcggatgaatttttgttggttGCCGGCACAACGAGTCTCTGGAGCAAGTTGAACGTGAAAAAGCGGAAAAAGTTGCTGAAATTAGGAAAAGTTACGACATTTTAAGAATGTCtcaaaaaatacgagaaatacgtaaagaaattgtaaaaatagctttaatttagttaatttaaagaCGATTCCAAGCTTCTTGTTAAAGTTTTTACTGAAACTTTATCgaatgaagtaatttttttggaaaatcatcaattttagaagattttttatttttattaatttaaaatctttcgttagaatattttttttaaagattttttaagcacttagatataatttaatttttaacttttaaacttttcattcccattctttaaaaaaaagacaaaaataatgtgccatctaacaatttttcttgcattccggtgctaatttatttattttttcctcttgaaaTACTCATTCCATGcctttctattaaaatttaattttttatctcagaataaaagaaaagacaaaaatttagtgaaaatttctttttgaaccattccaataaatatttaattgaatatttttagtgtaaaagtatttttaattgagaCTGACTAATAATTGTAAAGTATCTACGCAGATTTAagcaaataattgataaattgtACAATTTGAGTTTATTACGGAATAATTCTtcttttggaataatttttaggtaatttagTATTGCAGCAGTtggaaaatattaatgattaaaagtaaaataaagaaaaaatgtcgatcgaaatattttttcgagaatttttatttgatcatgGATTGTTGAGGCTTCAATTAATTGAACATTTctacagaaaattaaattttaatttttttaatcgaaaatcaaaagtaggtataaaaataaaaaataataaaaagattttttctaaaaatcaca
It encodes:
- the LOC134832387 gene encoding uncharacterized protein LOC134832387: MKQRQSEISSYDSDEVPSNISSKLDPSLSPVTRRKHEFRLARLQSEVMTRARSTLFGLGDVWKSKVNGSASTPTSPVPPSSMGQMTTPPPRSPKSNQNAVKNTFEFFFPRKNKDSVKIRKGNSENNLVLSQKPAKIGKRSSDRSSDRMPKKPDPKAKSQQQQKRGVDDRGRRLSRNQSVDMSEMAYKKNGNHAKDRSDVLSRSFDDGIHYLSDSDEFRPRSYNDTFSFLDDFDNETRSIYDGDTLKRRKTGEKPVSPRHILFNDEDDVIFFKTSSCPDKSAKKSERYYDQASVVKPTKDIPGILHTRNSSKDRHGSPRRTNNAKDFAAQSNQEKIISARLKIQPPGSQNQEATKQKVLKNVDHDPYLDSPSNDF
- the LOC134829941 gene encoding capon-like protein isoform X2, with product MAARQKPPNDRERKISIMKQPSFDFEHAHASTLPRARAHETKNKTVKRDADEFEQATSNNGNNGLQRCSSLDLELESQAMKVVRTVGQAFEVCHKLSMENNSYADDRSEQSISEHERCSPEPLSDLDDIKKDATPITAEPQLIRPNHLDIIPTTHFNFNPPPKKLETGENDDKTPDTPNTRELKQLREQLEQQSLQTRQALAQLMLVREQLLTETNARIEAQARTQQLLQQNRELLEHIAAIGGYQDSDRAGAGNIGLAPQSFSTLSLGSPGASGLNISPFSTLNKQFQPSSSALAMNLQNTLASINQLQGLQQQKNQNAELLAQQEIYNLNQELLNKLQNLSLLGQLNPGFTASGVPYGLYGNQQQQAPQQQFGSQNSSPSGGTLTPLGNNNNNNPNVVKQQQSPYMSTPLNSNKLGLSLDESLDNLTTTTSATTTSPASSKRSQESPQFIRPLSQFGTMTTVNYDGKVKVIVPVTTTTTEEEGPKKSKKVSIPGIVTTDERGTLKRMASATSSCGSATPSFITRSSSEKVPSRSQMMTEMQRTQWARHTTK
- the LOC134829941 gene encoding capon-like protein isoform X1; the encoded protein is MPSQQPYDLVKDHEDPDLRVPVQAEQAFFQGIKFPAKLIGWQEVQRPNTRGEIVSAMRRIRYESKVQNTKKTKVVLQISVDGIAISLKKKKRRKKQWHAADDVPIMSHPIYRIFYVSHDSNDLKIFSYIARDGGSDTFKCLVFKTTNKSQAMKVVRTVGQAFEVCHKLSMENNSYADDRSEQSISEHERCSPEPLSDLDDIKKDATPITAEPQLIRPNHLDIIPTTHFNFNPPPKKLETGENDDKTPDTPNTRELKQLREQLEQQSLQTRQALAQLMLVREQLLTETNARIEAQARTQQLLQQNRELLEHIAAIGGYQDSDRAGAGNIGLAPQSFSTLSLGSPGASGLNISPFSTLNKQFQPSSSALAMNLQNTLASINQLQGLQQQKNQNAELLAQQEIYNLNQELLNKLQNLSLLGQLNPGFTASGVPYGLYGNQQQQAPQQQFGSQNSSPSGGTLTPLGNNNNNNPNVVKQQQSPYMSTPLNSNKLGLSLDESLDNLTTTTSATTTSPASSKRSQESPQFIRPLSQFGTMTTVNYDGKVKVIVPVTTTTTEEEGPKKSKKVSIPGIVTTDERGTLKRMASATSSCGSATPSFITRSSSEKVPSRSQMMTEMQRTQWARHTTK
- the LOC134829941 gene encoding capon-like protein isoform X3, which codes for MPSQQPYDLVKDHEDPDLRVPVQAEQAFFQGIKFPAKLIGWQEVQRPNTRGEIVSAMRRIRYESKVQNTKKTKVVLQISVDGIAISLKKKKRRKKQWHAADDVPIMSHPIYRIFYVSHDSNDLKIFSYIARDGGSDTFKCLVFKTTNKSQAMKVVRTVGQAFEVCHKLSMENNSYADDRSEQSISEHERCSPEPLSDLDDIKKDATPITAEPQLIRPNHLDIIPTTHFNFNPPPKKLETGENDDKTPDTPNTRELKQLREQLEQQSLQTRQALAQLMLVREQLLTETNARIEAQARTQQLLQQNRELLEHIAAIGGYQDSDRAGAGNIGLAPQLSSTAKVARWFNQIQWNNQQSLSRPESGFVSGDSRSEKTCDKNGGVGLGNDSSKPMLDDVDYHSAKGEGDHDFTDEFLLVAGTTSLWSKLNVKKRKKLLKLGKVTTF